The genomic DNA GCTAAGGAAACGGTTGCCACAGATACTGGCGAGGCCGTAATACCCATCTGGGCCGATGTCGATGCCACCGCCATAGGACGTTCCGGGCGAATACCTTTCTTCAGCGCAATATCCTCAATGATAGGAAACATCGTATAGACCACGTGACCCGTACCGCACAATACCGTCAAGAACCACGTGGTCAGCGGGGCCAAAATGGTAATGCGTTCTGGATGCGCGCGAAGAAACTTCTCGGCAAATTGCATCATCACTTCTAGGCCGCGAGCCTGTTGCAAGGTTGCCGCACACCCGATAACCGCAATGATGGTCAGCATCACGGACACTGGCGGTTCACCTGGGGCAAGGCCGAAGACAAAGACCATGAGCATCAAGCCGATGCCGGAAATAAGGCCTAGCCCAATGCCGCCATAGCGGGTGCCCAATAGCAGGGCACTCAGGATAATGATGACCTGAAGGACAATGGCCAGAATTGAGTCTGGCGCAATTACGCTAGCTAACATGCTGCGCCTTTCGTCACAAAGCGAACAAATAACTGGTTATATCCTATCTAGGCCCACATGAACGGGCATAAACGGAAAGGCGAGCGAATTCTCACACCGTGTCCGGTGCCAGATTCGCTCGCCTCAGTGCTATAATCCCAGCGTAACGGGCATACTGCTAGCGCTTTTTGCCGCGGCGCTCCCTTACTCGAACCGCGATGCGAATAGGCGTCCCATGGAAGCCAAAGCGCTCGCGGAACTTGCGCTCGAGATAGCGGCGATACGCCGCATCCAAAAAGCCTGTCGTGAACAAAACAATGGTCGGCGGCTGCGTAGATGCCTGGGTGGCAAACAACACTCGCGGCAGGCGATTGTTCTTCATTGGCGGTGGATTAGCCGCAATAGCCTCACGCATCCAGTTATTCAGCTGGCCCGTGGAGACACGCTGATCCCAGCTCTCCAGCGCCTCTATCATAGCCGGTTCTAGCTTCTGTAGAGCGCGGCCAGTTTCTGCTGAAATATTAACGCGCGTTACCCACGGCAAGTGGCTCAGCTGCTGATCAATCTCGCGGTCCAGGTAGTAACGGCGGTCCTCATCCATGAGGTCCCACTTATTAAACGCAATCACCAGGGCCTTGCCCGCCTCGAGTACCATATTGAGCACGCGCTGGTCTTGCTCGGAAATCTCTTCAGAGGCGTCGATAAGCATGATGCAGACTTCGGCAGCATCGATGACGCCGCGAGTACGCAAGGAGGCGTAGTACTCATGCCCCTGGGCATTCTTTACCTTTTTGCGCAGGCCCGCGGTATCGATAAACTTCCACAGTTGCTCATCCAATTGGACCAGCGAGTCCACCGGATCCACAGTGGTTCCCGCAACGTTATCCACCACGGAGCGCTCCTCGCTGGTGAGCTTATTCAGCAGCGAGGACTTGCCCACATTAGGCTTGCCCACCAGTGCTACTCGGCGCGGCCCCGAGGTAATCGCGGTTTGCCGGGGCTCTTCAGGGAAGACACGCAAAATCTCATCGAGCACGTCCGCACCGCCGCGACCATGCTGGGCGGATACGGGCCACGGATCCCCCAGGCCCAAGGCATAAAATTCCGCCATATCCGCGTACTGATTATCGGAATCGAACTTATTCGATACCAAAATCACGGGCACGGGGGACTTTTGCAGGCGGCGAGCCATGACCTCATCCGTCTCCGTGATGCCCACCTTGGTATCCACCACCATGACGATGACATCAGCCGTTTCCATCGCTACCTCTGCCTGGCGAGCGATTGCTGCATGGATGCCCTTCACGTTGGGATCCCAGCCGCCGGTGTCCTGCACCAAAAAGCGCTGACCGTTCCAGTCCGCAACGTAGGAAATTCGGTCACGAGTAACGCCAGGGTGGTCCTCTACCACCGCTTCGCGGCGGCCAAGGAAACGGTTAACCAAGGAGGACTTACCCACATTTGGGCGACCGACTACGGCCACCGTGCACAAAGCCTCTTCGGTGCGATCATCGGACTCCACACCGAAAGCGCGGGAGAGCTCCTCCCACTCCTCTTCACTCAGTGCGTCTTCGGTCTGTGCGTCATCGCCATAATCAGCCTCACCAAATTCCGAGTCATCGAAGTCATAGTCGAATTCCTCGGTATTGAAATCATCGGCGGCCCAACCAGGAGCGGCTTCTACCACCTCATCATCGAACTTTCCGGCCGGGTAATGGAACTGAGTCTCCGACTCTTCCTGGGGATCGTGATTAGTCATTGGCAGACTCCTTTACCACGTTAATCAGAGCTTCCAGCACATCCTCTGGGCTCATATTGGAGGTATCGACTAGGGTTGCGTCTTCCGCTGGGCGCAGAGGTGAGGCCTTGCGGGAAGAATCCGCAGCGTCCCGGCGCTGGACGTCTGCGAGTACCGTCTCGTAATCCGAAGCGATGCCCGCCCTTTCATTTTGAGCTTGGCGGCGCTGAGCGCGGACCTCGGCAGAGGCAGTCATGAATGCCTTAGCGGGGGCGTCGGCAAGCACGACAGTGCCAATATCGCGGCCTTCTACAATCGCGCGGTGAGCCTCGCGGGCAAGCTTGCGCTGCAGCGCAACCAGATTCTCGCGCACCTCCGGAATGGCGGATACTGCGGACACATTGCGAGTAACCTCATCTTCTCGAATAACGCGCGAGACGTCCTCGCCGCCGAGGAGAACCTCGGTGGAATCCGGGTCATCGGATACCTCCAGAGGCAGATCCGCGGTAGCTGCAATGACCGCGGCGGTGTCTGCAGGGTCCACGCCTTTGCGCAGCACGGCAAGCGTTGCCACACGATACATTGCACCGGTGTCGACGTATTTTGCCCCCAGCTGCTTGGCTAGGGCACGGCAAGTAGTCGATTTTCCAGTTCCAGAAGGGCCATCTACCGCTAGGATGAGGCCTTCGTTTGGCAAATTAGAAATCATTACATTTCCACCGCCTTGTACAAACTAGTCAACTCGCTGGAGTTGAGCGCACGCAGGCCACCAGGCTTCATATCGCCCAGCTGCACCGTATGCAGTTTGGTACGCACCAAACGCTGCACGGGGAATCTCGCCTCCTTCAACATGCGACGCACAATGTGCTTGCGCCCCTCATGGAGCTCAAGCCGCACTAAGGAATAGCCCTGGTTGGTATCAACGACCTGTGCAAAGTCGGCCTTTGCCACTCCGTCTTCCAGCTCGATGCCTTCCTTGAGCTGTCGCACGAGCTTCCTATCGGCCTCGCCCAGAACGGTGGCGAGGTAAGTCTTGGTCACCTCGTACTTGGGGTG from Corynebacterium tuberculostearicum includes the following:
- the der gene encoding ribosome biogenesis GTPase Der; this translates as MTNHDPQEESETQFHYPAGKFDDEVVEAAPGWAADDFNTEEFDYDFDDSEFGEADYGDDAQTEDALSEEEWEELSRAFGVESDDRTEEALCTVAVVGRPNVGKSSLVNRFLGRREAVVEDHPGVTRDRISYVADWNGQRFLVQDTGGWDPNVKGIHAAIARQAEVAMETADVIVMVVDTKVGITETDEVMARRLQKSPVPVILVSNKFDSDNQYADMAEFYALGLGDPWPVSAQHGRGGADVLDEILRVFPEEPRQTAITSGPRRVALVGKPNVGKSSLLNKLTSEERSVVDNVAGTTVDPVDSLVQLDEQLWKFIDTAGLRKKVKNAQGHEYYASLRTRGVIDAAEVCIMLIDASEEISEQDQRVLNMVLEAGKALVIAFNKWDLMDEDRRYYLDREIDQQLSHLPWVTRVNISAETGRALQKLEPAMIEALESWDQRVSTGQLNNWMREAIAANPPPMKNNRLPRVLFATQASTQPPTIVLFTTGFLDAAYRRYLERKFRERFGFHGTPIRIAVRVRERRGKKR
- the cmk gene encoding (d)CMP kinase, whose product is MISNLPNEGLILAVDGPSGTGKSTTCRALAKQLGAKYVDTGAMYRVATLAVLRKGVDPADTAAVIAATADLPLEVSDDPDSTEVLLGGEDVSRVIREDEVTRNVSAVSAIPEVRENLVALQRKLAREAHRAIVEGRDIGTVVLADAPAKAFMTASAEVRAQRRQAQNERAGIASDYETVLADVQRRDAADSSRKASPLRPAEDATLVDTSNMSPEDVLEALINVVKESAND